A part of Rhodamnia argentea isolate NSW1041297 chromosome 8, ASM2092103v1, whole genome shotgun sequence genomic DNA contains:
- the LOC115755831 gene encoding 60S ribosomal protein L7-2, with product MDVEEVKAFIPESVLKKQKRCEEWALAKKQDLETTKKKNAENRKLIYSRAKQYAKEYAEHEKELIQLKREAKLRGGFYVDPEAKLLFIIRIRGINAMHPKTRKILQLLRLRQIFNGVFLKVNKATMNMLHRVEPYVTYGYPNLKSVRELIYKRGYGKLNKQRIALTDNAIVEQALGKHGIICTEDLIHEIMTVGPHFREANNFLWPFKLKAPLGGLKKKRNHYVEGGDAGNRENYINELIRRMN from the exons ATGGATGTGGAAGAAGTCAAGGCCTTCATTCCCGAGTCAGTGTTGAAGAAGCAGAAGAGATGTGAGGAGTGGGCATTGGCTAAAAAGCAGGATCTTGAAACCACGAAGAAAAAGAATGCTGAGAACAGGAAATTGATCTACAGCAGGGCAAAGCAATATGCCAAGGAGTATGCCGAGCAT GAAAAGGAGCTGATTCAATTGAAGCGCGAAGCAAAGTTGAGAGGAGGATTTTATGTGGACCCTGAAGCTAAACTTTTGTTTATCATTCGCATCCGTGG TATCAATGCCATGCATCCGAAAACGAGAAAGATCTTGCAGCTATTGAGACTGAGACAG ATCTTCAATGGGGTGTTTCTTAAAGTCAATAAAGCAACCATGAACATGCTTCACAGGGTTGAACCCTATGTGACTTATGG ATATCCCAACTTAAAGAGTGTGAGGGAACTGATATACAAAAGGGGATATGGGAAGCTCAACAAGCAGAGAATTGCTTTGACGGACAACGCCATCGTCGAACAG GCTTTGGGTAAACATGGAATTATATGCACAGAAGATCTCATCCACGAGATAATGACGGTGGGACCTCATTTTAGGGAAGCCAATAACTTCCTATGGCCCTTTAAGCTCAAGGCACCATTGGGTGGACTCAAGAAGAAGCGGAACCATTATGTTGAAGGTGGAGATGCTGGCAACCGTGAGAACTATATCAACGAATTGATCCGAAGAATGAATTAA